The proteins below are encoded in one region of Salvelinus fontinalis isolate EN_2023a unplaced genomic scaffold, ASM2944872v1 scaffold_0467, whole genome shotgun sequence:
- the LOC129846178 gene encoding alpha-2C adrenergic receptor-like, whose amino-acid sequence MDFLNFSGVVDEWNTTYTNSSATGNSEYSLLSVTGLTVVVGFLILFTIVGNVLVVIAVLTSRALKPPQNLFLVSLASADILVATLVMPFSLANELMGYWFSGKVWCDIYLALDVLFCTSSIVHLCAISLDRYWSITQAIEYNQKRTPKRLNGMIVVVWLIAAVISFPPLISMDRSSGGGISPQCRLNDETWYILYSSIGSFFAPCVIMILVYIRIYQVAKTRTRTMSEKKREVEDNGTAPLDVNGLEQRGEEGYGGSLKENGGGGGVSRENGHCQRQQKTPVPPGLLPNEPKLTPDPDDGDDFDDSSSSDEKPTSAKKQSHSSSSSHQHHHHHHHHHHDDKKDSKPSERRKSTGSRKSSLASSKRSESKKSRASSKSIELFSSRRKRRSTVNRTKITAAREKRFTFVLAVVMGVFVICWFPFFFSYSLYGVCRTPCEIPESLFKFFFWIGYVNSSLNPVIYTIFNQDFRRAFQKILVCKSGKRSF is encoded by the exons ATGGATTTCTTGAATTTCTCCGGGGTGGTGGACGAGTGGAATACCACATACACCAACTCATCGGCTACCGGGAACAGTGAgtactctctcctctccgtaACCGGACTGACCGTAGTCGTTGGCTTTCTCATCCTGTTTACCATTGTGGGCAACGTTCTGGTGGTCATCGCCGTTTTGACCAGCCGCGCTCTCAAACCGCCACAGAATCTCTTTCTTGTGTCCCTCGCCAGCGCGGACATCCTAGTGGCTACTCTGGTCATGCCCTTCTCTTTAGCTAACGAACTCATGGGCTACTGGTTCTCCGGGAAAGTTTGGTGCGACATCTACTTGGCTTTGGACGTCCTCTTTTGTACGTCGTCTATAGTTCACCTGTGCGCTATCAGTCTCGATCGTTACTGGTCGATCACCCAGGCGATAGAATACAACCAGAAGCGGACACCTAAACGGCTGAACGGGATGATCGTGGTGGTGTGGCTGATCGCGGCAGTTATTTCCTTTCCGCCGTTGATCTCCATGGACAGGAGCAGTGGTGGGGGGATCAGTCCTCAGTGCCGGCTGAACGACGAGACCTGGTATATTCTCTACTCCAGCATAGGATCCTTCTTCGCTCCCTGCGTTATCATGATACTAGTGTACATCAG GATCTACCAGGTTGCTAAGACGCGGACGCGGACCATGtcggagaagaagagagaggtggaggacaaCGGAACTGCCCCGTTAGACGTTAACGGGTTGGAGCAGCGGGGCGAGGAGGGGTACGGAGGGTCTCTGAAGGAAAACGGTGGGGGCGGAGGGGTTTCCCGGGAGAACGGGCACTGCCAGCGGCAGCAGAAGACGCCGGTACCGCCGGGGCTGTTACCCAACGAGCCCAAATTAACCCCCGACCCCGACGATGGAGACGACTTTGACGACAGCAGCTCGTCTGACGAAAAACCCACATCCGCCAAAAAACAATCccattcctcttcctcttcccatcagcatcaccaccaccaccaccaccatcaccatgacGACAAGAAGGATTCCAAACCTTCCGAGAGAAGGAAGTCCACAGGAAGCAGGAAGAGCAGCTTGGCTTCGTCCAAACGCTCAGAGAGCAAGAAGTCGCGCGCCAGTTCGAAGTCCATTGAGCTGTTTTCGTCCCGTAGGAAGCGGCGGAGCACCGTAAACAGGACGAAAATAACAGCAGCGAGGGAGAAGAGGTTTACCTTCGTCTTGGCGGTGGTGATGGGCGTCTTCGTGATCTGCTGGTTCCCCTTCTTCTTCAGCTACAG TCTGTACGGAGTGTGCCGGACGCCCTGTGAGATCCCAGAGTCTCTTTTCAAGTTCTTCTTCTGGATAGGCTACGTCAACAGCTCCCTCAACCCCGTCATCTACACCATCTTCAACCAGGACTTCAGACGAGCCTTCCAGAAGATTCTAGTCTGCAAGTCAGGGAAGAGGTCTTTCTGA